A region from the Metopolophium dirhodum isolate CAU chromosome 9, ASM1992520v1, whole genome shotgun sequence genome encodes:
- the LOC132951784 gene encoding uncharacterized protein LOC132951784 → MSSQLEKVTEDIDIAVDLLNLLKSRYFFLRAKYDIDINSQTAYASKDIQSEYQYASNDLQSFIMLELHLLEYACTYGIYSMNMYATRLKTNLNHNDKDHYFLKLLKDHLRTLIETNKEIKNLSVNPYDSFTSYINSFKVYANVLNSVDVSNISLLNETDTNKKKNKLMKKISKINLMANIITLFVSDNITDYKTEDGRAALNICLKYRTTRNIEYYTKKCNSN, encoded by the exons ATGAGTTCCCAACTGGAAAAAGTAACTGAAGACATTGATATAGCGGTTGATTTACTTAATTTACTGAAATCTAGATATTTTTTCTTGCGTGCTAAATATGATATTG aCATTAACTCTCAAACGGCATATGCATCTAAAGATATTCAATCAGAATATCAGTATGCTTCTAATGATCTTCAATCTTTTATCATGCTGGAACTTCACCTTTTAGAATATGCATGTACTTATGGTATTTATTCCATGAATATGTATGCAACTcgtctaaaaaccaatttaaatCACAATGACAAagaccattattttttaaa ACTTCTTAAAGATCATTTACGGACCTTAATCGAAactaataaagaaattaaaaatctttctGTTAATCCTTATGATAGCTTTACTTCATACATAAATTCATTCAAGGTATATGCAAATGTTTTGAATAGTGTTGATGTGTCAAACATCTCTCTACTGAATGAAACTGATACCAACAA GAAAAAGAATAAACTGATgaagaaaatttcaaaaatcaatctTATGGCAAATATTATTACGCTATTTGTATCTGACAATATTACAGACTATAAAACTGAAGACGGGCGGGCTGCtttgaatatttgtttaaagTACAGAACTACTAGAaacatagaatattatacaaaaaaatgtaattcaaattaa
- the LOC132951782 gene encoding RNA polymerase II elongation factor ELL: MSALTAGVQYSLSSNQNNGLMPKQRTGKNKTLFFVKLTDSCLKAVEDYLRCCQQGNSENLPKPRIQFKGNEGQLCVPSISKNYTFDFSLSNTTDAAAPRSSFECIRQNTSRSLEYVGTLNRHIRVLANDDVYEATRHRMVAVEELHKKSCTREIELDSKSALSRKIRKNPAQIRASRHNNNSYNNVNITNNVPKPIISKPIPPHIPLPTNHASDISKKPLRDRIIHLLALRPYKKPELISILNRDGLKDKDRTQIMSVLSHVAQAKDNAYYLLRHIWNEVQEDWPFYSSQDHIVLKRRKPQNLTPPGLSDTGSSGSSEQSPSSTVPSSPPSNVHGNKRPGYYNSADGFQTKKLRVSHFKRPSPEKKLSSDSPPPIVSSTQSTIRSPTHAPSHTNPIPKYIQDFVRITNKEQKKQYKSEFMKCHKEYKHLAEIMDPVRNKFAKLKDRMLLYPKGSNEYKILENQILQEYNERKHDDKYQAAKTRFDYLHNKLSHIKDLVHLYDKQNPVLVRTTPDSSC; encoded by the exons ATGTCCGCTTTGACCGCCGGGGTGCAATACAGTCTGTCGTCGAACCAGAACAATGGCCTCATGCCCAAGCAGAGGACGGGCAAGAACAAAACGCTGTTCTTCGTCAAGTTGACCGATTCCTGTCTGAAGGCCGTCGAGGATTACCTGCGGTGCTGTCAACAG ggtAACTCAGAAAACCTTCCAAAACCtagaatacaatttaaaggcaATGAAGGc caATTATGCGTCCCGAgcatatcaaaaaattatacatttgacTTTAGTTTATCCAATACAACAGACGCTGCTGCTCCTCGAAGTAGCTTTGAATGTATTCGTCAAAATACttctag atcaTTAGAATATGTTGGTACCTTGAATAGACATATACGAGTACTTGCAAACGATGATGTATATGAAGCTACTAGACATAGAATGGTTGCTGTTGAAGAACTACATAAAAAATCATG TACACGGGAAATTGAACTCGACAGCAAATCAGCTCTTAGTCGCAAGATCCGTAAAAATCCTGCCCAAATAAGAGCTAgccgtcataataataattcttataataatgttaatattacaaataacgTTCCAAAACCTATAATTTCCAAACCTATACCCCCACATATCCCTTTACCAACCAATCATGCATCAGATATTAGCAAAAAACCATTACGAGATAGAATTATTCATCTTTTAGCATTAAGGCCATACAAGAAACCagaattaattagtatattaaatagaG atggTTTGAAAGATAAAGATAGAACACAAATAATGTCAGTTCTTAGTCATGTAGCACAAGCAAAAGATAATGCATACTATCTATTAAGGCATATTTGGAATGAAGTTCAAGAAGACTGGCCATTTTATAGTAGTCAGgatcatattgtattaaaacg acgAAAGCCtcaaaatttaacaccaccTGGATTAAGTGATACTGGAAGCTCTGGCAGCAGTGAACAATCCCCAAGTAGTACCGTTCCCAGCAGCCCCCCTAGTAATGTACATGGTAACAAAAGACCTGGGTACTACAATAGTGCAGATGGTTTCCAGACTAAAAAATTGCGTGTTTCACATTTCAAACGACCGTCACCTGAGAAAAAATTGTCATCAGATAGTCCTCCACCAATTGTATCTAGTACTCAGTCAACCATACGATCACCTACTCATGCACCCTCTCATACTAATccaataccaaaatatattca AGATTTTGTGCGAATAACAAACAAGGAGCAAAAGAAACAATATAAATCTGAATTCATGAAATGTCATAAAGAATACAAACACCTGGCTGAAATTATGGATCCTGTTCGAAATAAATTTGCTAAGCTAAAAGATCGGATGTTGCTTTATCCTAAAGGCTCAAATGAGTATAAG attttagaaaaccaaataTTACAAGAATATAATGAAAGAAAACATGATGATAAATATCAAGCAGCTAAAACACGTTTTGATTACCTGCATAACAAATTATCCCACATCAAAGACTTAGTCCATTTGTATGACAAACAAAATCCCGTTTTAGTTAGGACTACTCCCGATTCTTCTTGCtga